A window of Blattabacterium cuenoti contains these coding sequences:
- the clpX gene encoding ATP-dependent Clp protease ATP-binding subunit ClpX, which translates to MDHLLTCSFCGRKKNEITLIVSGINGNICNSCIEKTYSIIHRKFTSKSSDQKHTINNHKEEKNKKINIQIPKKIKKFLDYYIINQDIAKKVISVAIYNHYKKIQFDCNKKNDDDIEKSNILLIGDTGTGKTLLAKSISKCLNLPFAIADATNLTEAGYVGEDVESILTKLLQSADYNIHRAEKGIIFIDEIDKIARKKNNPSITRDVSGEGVQQALLKILEGDIINVPPQGGRKHPDQKMIKINTNNILFIAGGTFEGLETIINNRINQTSIGFIYNNKQTHQNQKQFYLKKIISDDLKNFGLIPELIGRFPIITYLSPLNKSMLKKILTDPKNSLIKQYKKLFEMDQISIHLSEEALDIIVEKTIELGLGARGLRNICEKIFLDLIFNIETLQKRTKILNIDKDLLIKELSKYD; encoded by the coding sequence ATGGATCATTTATTAACATGTAGTTTTTGCGGAAGAAAAAAAAATGAAATTACCTTAATTGTCTCAGGAATTAATGGAAATATATGTAATTCTTGCATAGAAAAAACATATTCTATCATTCATAGAAAATTTACTTCAAAATCTTCCGATCAAAAACATACAATCAATAATCATAAAGAGGAAAAAAATAAAAAAATTAATATACAAATTCCAAAAAAAATCAAAAAATTTTTAGACTATTATATTATTAATCAAGATATAGCAAAAAAAGTAATTTCTGTAGCTATTTATAATCATTATAAAAAAATTCAATTTGATTGTAATAAAAAAAATGATGATGACATTGAAAAATCAAATATTTTATTAATAGGAGACACAGGTACAGGAAAAACATTATTGGCCAAAAGTATCTCTAAATGTCTCAATTTACCTTTTGCAATAGCAGATGCTACTAATTTAACTGAAGCAGGATATGTTGGAGAAGACGTAGAATCTATTTTAACTAAATTATTACAATCTGCTGATTATAATATTCATAGAGCAGAAAAAGGAATTATATTTATTGATGAAATAGATAAAATTGCAAGAAAAAAAAATAATCCATCTATTACTAGAGATGTTTCTGGTGAAGGTGTACAACAAGCTTTATTAAAAATATTAGAAGGAGACATAATTAATGTTCCTCCACAAGGTGGTAGAAAACATCCAGATCAAAAAATGATCAAAATCAATACTAATAATATATTATTTATAGCTGGTGGTACATTTGAAGGATTAGAAACAATTATTAATAATAGAATTAATCAAACATCAATTGGATTTATTTATAATAATAAACAAACTCATCAAAATCAAAAACAATTTTATTTAAAAAAAATTATATCTGACGATTTAAAAAATTTTGGATTAATTCCGGAATTAATAGGTAGATTCCCAATTATAACTTATTTATCTCCATTAAATAAATCTATGTTAAAAAAAATTTTAACAGATCCAAAAAATTCTTTAATTAAACAATATAAAAAATTATTTGAAATGGATCAAATATCTATACATCTTTCAGAAGAAGCATTAGATATTATTGTAGAAAAAACTATAGAATTAGGATTAGGTGCAAGAGGTTTGAGAAATATTTGTGAAAAAATATTTTTAGATTTGATATTTAATATTGAAACATTACAAAAAAGAACCAAAATATTAAACATAGATAAAGACTTACTGATTAAAGAATTATCTAAATATGATTAA
- a CDS encoding YidC/Oxa1 family insertase periplasmic-domain containing protein encodes MNMNNQKNIDINSIIGIILILLIIILFNYWNYPVIHHINHKPKNHVSLLNNKYKNDCCLENNMIKIGISNLGGIINEVFLKKYKAYDMNTLSHQKHLFLIKNTSLFYNLIVFDKKNHQINTKYLYFHPYYYINNGNYIMKMKAHNPYGPGSIEYIYSLKPNNYNLNLIIKTNNLYYELNKQSPIYLNIEQYLLSLEKDRHWENLYTKVYYSYNKNKNKITYYNIKSLSEKNNENRQINNVNWIAHKQQFFSSIIIPHKPLNNLFISSENVSADNNNLLKKIQSKTLFNIANINHIEEFKIAFQLYFGPLDLTYLQQFENKIENIIPFGWGFLKFINKYFFLPIFMLLEQTHLNYGIIIILMTLVVKIILIPMTYNQYKLNIIMKILRPQIEKLNVKLKNTHPLEKQKAILELYKKAGITPLSGCFSTLFQIPIFYSLFKFFPNLINLRGKSFLWVDDLTSYDSIYQLPLTIPFYGNHVSLLTLCYSIVLLIYTKLNNNDVIQDKYHYEEHTSDIRIFLSYIMPVIMLFFINSYASALSLYYFISNIINIVLLFCIKKYLTKKYISTY; translated from the coding sequence ATGAATATGAATAATCAAAAAAATATTGATATTAATTCAATCATAGGTATAATTTTAATATTATTGATTATTATTCTTTTTAATTATTGGAATTATCCAGTAATTCATCATATTAATCATAAACCAAAAAATCATGTTAGTTTATTAAATAATAAATATAAAAATGATTGTTGTTTAGAAAATAATATGATTAAAATTGGAATTTCCAATTTAGGTGGAATAATAAATGAAGTTTTTTTAAAAAAATATAAAGCTTATGATATGAATACATTATCACATCAAAAACATTTATTTTTGATTAAAAATACTAGTTTATTTTATAATTTAATTGTTTTTGATAAAAAGAATCATCAAATAAATACGAAATATTTATATTTTCATCCATATTATTATATTAATAATGGAAATTATATTATGAAAATGAAAGCTCATAATCCATATGGGCCAGGTTCTATAGAATATATATATTCTTTAAAACCAAATAATTATAATTTAAATTTGATTATTAAAACAAATAATTTATATTATGAATTAAATAAACAGTCTCCTATTTATTTAAATATTGAACAATATTTATTGTCTTTAGAAAAAGATAGACATTGGGAAAATTTATATACTAAAGTTTATTATTCGTATAATAAAAATAAAAACAAAATAACTTATTATAATATTAAATCTTTATCTGAAAAAAATAATGAAAATAGACAAATAAATAATGTAAATTGGATTGCACATAAACAACAATTTTTTTCTTCTATTATTATTCCTCATAAACCATTAAATAATTTATTTATTTCATCTGAAAATGTATCTGCAGATAATAATAATTTATTAAAAAAAATTCAATCAAAAACTCTTTTTAATATTGCAAATATTAATCATATAGAAGAATTTAAGATTGCTTTTCAATTATATTTTGGTCCATTAGATTTAACATATTTACAACAATTTGAAAATAAAATAGAAAATATTATTCCATTTGGATGGGGCTTTTTGAAATTTATTAATAAATATTTTTTTTTACCAATTTTTATGTTGTTAGAACAAACTCATCTTAATTATGGTATTATTATTATATTAATGACACTAGTTGTTAAAATTATTTTAATTCCAATGACTTATAATCAATATAAGTTAAATATAATAATGAAAATTCTCAGACCACAAATTGAAAAATTAAATGTTAAGTTAAAAAATACACATCCTTTAGAAAAACAAAAAGCAATTCTGGAATTATATAAAAAAGCTGGAATTACACCATTATCAGGATGTTTTTCAACGTTATTTCAAATACCTATATTCTATTCTTTATTTAAATTTTTTCCAAATTTAATTAATCTGAGAGGAAAATCATTTTTATGGGTTGATGATTTAACATCTTATGATTCTATTTATCAATTACCTTTAACTATTCCCTTTTATGGAAATCATGTTAGTTTATTAACATTATGTTATTCAATAGTACTATTAATTTATACTAAATTAAATAATAATGATGTGATTCAAGATAAATATCATTATGAAGAACATACTTCAGATATTCGTATATTTTTATCTTATATAATGCCAGTTATTATGTTATTCTTTATTAATAGTTATGCTTCTGCATTATCTCTATATTATTTTATATCAAATATTATTAATATTGTATTATTATTTTGTATTAAAAAATATTTAACAAAAAAATATATATCAACATATTAA
- a CDS encoding CTP synthase, whose product MKTKYIFVTGGVTSSLGKGIISSSLGVLLKSRGYKITIQKFDPYFNIDSGTLNPYEHGECFVTSDGYETDLDLGHYERFLNQITTHKNNVTSGLIYKTVIDNERKGKYLGKTVQVIPHITNEIKRRIKILDKIKYYNIIIVEIGGTVGDIEILPYLETVRQLQWELGYTNSIVIHLTLLPYIFATGEIKTKPTQHSIRNLMENGVQADFLVCRTEQHISNNIRKKLSLFCNISPTHVIESINTKIIYDIPNLLHIQNFDKKVLKTLNILSLKQPNLDPWNNFIKKYKNPQYKITIAIVGKYVALHDSYKSIKESLIHAGTHQKIFVNIKWINSYIIKTKNIIKIFHGISGILIAPGFGNRGIQGKILASEYARINNIPFLGICLGMQVAMIEFAKNVLNKPDADSCEINPYTKDPIIILMKNQQNIKHKGGSMRLGNLKCVLKKNSKIFSIYGQEQIIERHRHRYEFNNVYLKLFTNAGMTISGINPDTALVEVIELDNHIFFIGVQFHPEYKSTIINPHPIFLSFVKESKNYVNQPLLTIK is encoded by the coding sequence ATGAAAACAAAATATATTTTTGTTACTGGTGGTGTGACTTCTTCTTTAGGAAAAGGGATTATTTCTTCGTCATTAGGAGTTTTATTAAAAAGTAGAGGTTATAAAATTACTATACAAAAATTTGATCCATATTTTAATATTGATTCTGGTACATTAAATCCTTATGAACATGGAGAATGTTTTGTCACATCAGATGGATATGAAACTGATTTAGATCTTGGTCATTATGAACGATTTTTAAATCAAATCACTACTCATAAAAATAATGTAACTTCTGGATTAATATATAAAACAGTTATAGATAATGAAAGAAAAGGTAAATATTTAGGTAAAACTGTTCAAGTTATTCCTCATATTACTAATGAAATTAAACGACGTATAAAAATTTTAGACAAAATTAAATATTATAATATTATTATAGTTGAAATTGGTGGAACGGTAGGAGATATTGAAATTTTACCTTATCTCGAAACTGTGCGTCAATTACAATGGGAATTAGGATATACTAATAGTATCGTTATTCATCTTACTTTATTGCCATATATATTTGCAACAGGAGAAATTAAAACAAAACCTACACAACATTCTATAAGAAATTTAATGGAAAATGGAGTTCAAGCGGATTTTTTAGTTTGTAGAACAGAACAACATATATCAAATAATATTAGAAAAAAATTATCATTATTTTGTAATATAAGTCCTACTCATGTCATTGAATCAATAAATACGAAAATTATTTATGATATTCCTAATTTATTACATATTCAAAATTTTGATAAAAAAGTTTTAAAAACATTGAATATATTGTCTTTAAAACAACCTAATTTAGATCCATGGAATAATTTTATAAAAAAATATAAAAATCCACAATATAAAATTACTATTGCTATAGTCGGGAAATATGTCGCATTACATGATTCATATAAATCAATTAAAGAATCATTAATTCATGCTGGAACTCATCAAAAAATATTTGTAAATATTAAATGGATTAATTCATATATCATTAAAACAAAAAATATTATTAAAATATTTCATGGTATTTCAGGAATATTAATCGCACCTGGATTTGGCAATAGAGGAATACAAGGTAAAATTTTAGCATCAGAATATGCAAGAATAAATAATATTCCTTTTTTAGGAATATGTTTAGGTATGCAAGTAGCAATGATAGAATTTGCTAAAAATGTTTTAAATAAACCAGATGCTGATAGCTGTGAAATAAATCCATATACAAAAGATCCAATTATTATTTTAATGAAAAATCAACAAAATATAAAACATAAAGGAGGATCTATGAGATTAGGAAATTTAAAATGTGTTTTAAAAAAAAATTCTAAAATATTTTCTATTTATGGACAAGAACAAATTATAGAAAGACATCGTCATAGATATGAATTTAATAATGTTTATTTAAAATTATTTACAAATGCTGGAATGACAATATCAGGAATCAATCCTGATACTGCTTTAGTAGAAGTTATAGAATTAGATAATCATATTTTTTTTATAGGTGTCCAATTTCATCCTGAATATAAAAGTACTATTATTAATCCTCATCCAATATTTCTTTCTTTTGTTAAAGAATCAAAAAATTATGTAAATCAACCATTACTTACCATTAAATAA
- the obgE gene encoding GTPase ObgE — MTNHFIDLIKIFCKSGNGGIGSNHIKKGKKIKKCIADGGSGGKGGNIIILGTSHYRTFAHLRFQRHFIAESGYAGGKNNKTGLNGNDLYIKVPLGTIIKDKNQNILAEIIFNNEQTILLQGGLGGKGSKLLKKPTIISLLYGIQTVGTWLTFELKILADVGIIGFPNVGKSTLLSVITNAKPKIGNFSFTTTQPNLGVVKYRYESYIIADIPGIIQNSYKGKGLGYVFLKHIERNSILLFLLTSESKNFKIEYSILLNELNKFNPKLLNKKKLVVISKSDLITDNLIRQNIVNILKETIIFISSFTKEGILKLKHKLWKLLHDKN; from the coding sequence ATGACCAATCATTTTATAGATTTAATAAAAATTTTTTGTAAAAGTGGCAATGGTGGAATTGGTTCAAATCATATTAAAAAAGGGAAAAAAATTAAAAAATGTATTGCAGATGGAGGATCTGGAGGAAAAGGTGGTAATATTATTATTTTAGGTACCTCACATTATCGTACATTTGCTCATTTAAGATTTCAAAGACATTTTATAGCAGAATCTGGATATGCAGGTGGAAAAAATAATAAAACTGGATTAAATGGAAATGATTTATATATTAAAGTTCCTTTAGGAACAATAATTAAAGATAAAAATCAAAATATATTAGCAGAAATTATTTTTAATAATGAACAGACAATTTTATTACAAGGAGGATTGGGTGGAAAAGGTAGTAAACTTTTAAAAAAACCAACTATAATTAGTTTATTATATGGAATACAAACTGTAGGAACTTGGTTAACATTTGAATTAAAAATATTAGCAGATGTTGGTATTATTGGATTTCCAAATGTAGGAAAATCTACATTACTTTCTGTAATAACTAATGCTAAACCAAAAATAGGCAATTTTTCATTTACTACTACACAACCAAATTTAGGTGTAGTAAAATATAGATATGAATCATATATCATAGCTGATATTCCAGGTATAATACAAAATTCTTATAAAGGAAAAGGATTAGGATATGTGTTTTTAAAACATATAGAAAGAAATTCTATTTTATTATTTTTACTTACTTCTGAAAGTAAGAATTTTAAAATAGAATATTCTATATTATTAAATGAATTAAATAAATTTAATCCAAAATTATTAAATAAAAAAAAATTAGTTGTTATATCGAAATCTGATTTAATTACAGATAATTTAATTAGACAAAATATAGTCAATATTTTGAAAGAAACAATTATATTTATTTCTTCTTTTACAAAAGAAGGAATTTTAAAATTAAAACATAAATTGTGGAAATTACTTCATGATAAAAATTAA